Proteins from one Hyperolius riggenbachi isolate aHypRig1 chromosome 2, aHypRig1.pri, whole genome shotgun sequence genomic window:
- the LOC137545154 gene encoding stefin-C-like, whose protein sequence is MCDQEPQVQQPLDGGFGEVQQADEEIQALCDAVKPQFLKSGVNTTMFVAKSYRQQVVAGMNYLIKVQYTDDNYAHILVFQPLPGENKPPSLTSYQLDKTEGEELLPFKREAGPPEGEEIVPPEGQEAGPPEGE, encoded by the exons ATGTGTGATCAGGAGCCCCAAGTTCAGCAGCCTTTGGATGGAGGAtttggggaagtgcagcaggcagATGAGGAGATCCAGGCTCTCTGTGATGCA GTGAAGCCACAGTTCTTGAAGTCTGGAGTGAAcaccaccatgtttgtggccaaaTCATACAGGCAACAGGTTGTGGCCGGCATGAACTACCTCATCAAG GTGCAGTATACGGATGACAATTACGCTCACATCCTGGTGTTTCAGCCACTGCCGGGAGAAaataagccgccgtctctcacctCCTACCAGCTGGACAAGACTGAAGGGGAGGAGCTTCTGCCTTTTAAGAGGGAGGCTGGGCCTCCTGAGGGGGAGGAAATTGTGCCTCCTGAGGGGCAAGAAGCTGGGCCTCCTGAGGGAGAATAG